The genomic interval TTGCAAGCTCTTTGTATACTTTATTAACAGCTCCTTGTCCAATTATTATTTGGAACTGTCCTGAGTTTGAAAATACTCCCTTTACTTCATTTAATTTTTCAACCGCTTTTTTATTAGCTTTGCTTTCATCTTTTAATACAAAGCGTAATCTTGTAGCACAATGGGCTACAGTTTCAATGTTTTTTTCTCCACCAACTAATTCAAGTATTTCTTTAGCAACTTTACTATAGTCCATTATTATACCTCCTCTTTAAATGATATTTTATTTTTTATAGAAAATAAAAAACCTAAGCCAAAATATATACACAAATAGATACACTACACCCTTAATCCAGTCCAATACAGGACTAAAGGCATAAGTATGTGTATATATTTCAACTTAGGTTTTGCCTGCCTAACCAGTAACAATCCCAAATTGAAATATTTGTACAAGGATTGTAGGTATTAATTTTTGAAGCGAGATATTACTCTTTGTAAATGTAAACTTAAGTATACTATTTCTTCTTTACTTACTTCATATTCATAATTCTTTTCAACATATAATTTTACCTTTAATGAACAATTAAAAGCTTGTTTATAGTTGTTTTTTATAAAATCATAGAATGGTTCTTCCTCTTCTGTAATATACTTTTTGTTTATCACCCTTTGAGCAAAATATCTAAGATGAGTAAGTAACCTGTCAAATAATAAATCTCCTGGTTTAAATTCTACTTTTAAATCGTATTTTATTATGTTTAATATATCCTGTACCATCTCTGTTATATCCATAGTATTCATCATATTTTCTCCCATGGACGCACTTAACAAATGAAAAGCTATAAAACCTGCTTCATCATCTGGTAATTCTACACTTAATTCCTCCTTAACTAACCCTATTCCCCATTGACCTATTTCATATTCTTTTTTATAAAACCTTTTTATCTCCCACATTAAATGGTTTTGGATACGAATACCTGCTTTTGTTCTCTTTAT from Caldisalinibacter kiritimatiensis carries:
- the licT gene encoding BglG family transcription antiterminator LicT; translation: MKIQKILNNNVITTVDEMTGMEKVVMGRGIAFQKKKGDVVDADRIEKVFLIENENENRKFQSLFNKIPLEYIKVTEKIISYAKERLDNTLDEHIYVALTDHLAFAIKRTKAGIRIQNHLMWEIKRFYKKEYEIGQWGIGLVKEELSVELPDDEAGFIAFHLLSASMGENMMNTMDITEMVQDILNIIKYDLKVEFKPGDLLFDRLLTHLRYFAQRVINKKYITEEEEPFYDFIKNNYKQAFNCSLKVKLYVEKNYEYEVSKEEIVYLSLHLQRVISRFKN